The stretch of DNA TTCATCAGGCGCAGGTGCTCCTGCAGGTCCACGGCTTGATCGATCAGGCCTTCGCGTTGCAGGCGCGGGATGTGGCGCTCGATATCCACCGCCAGTTCCGCTTGGGCACCGGCGCGATCCGCTGCCGGGAAAATTGCCCGCACCACGCCGATTCTCGGTGGGCGATCGGTGCGGGTCCAGGCATTCAAGTAGGCATCGGCCAGGGGTTTTTGCACCGTCAGCGGATCGTGGGTGGCGGTGCCCAGCAGCAAGCCGTTGCCCTGGCTGGCGGTGTATGCCGCGCCTTCGAGGCTGCCGTGAGAGTGCCACAAGCGGCTGCTCAAGCCGGTTGCTGGCGGTTGCAGGGTCAGCGCGCTGTGGGGCGTCAATGCCTCGCCGTCGAGTAACTGCTGGACCTGCTGCTGGTGTTCGCTGAAATCGACCTGGCGTTGCATGGCATCACGGCCAAACGCGCTGAAATTGTCGAGGTTGGCGCCGCCGCTGCCCAGGCCCAATTGCACCCGGCCGCCGCTCAGGGCATCGAGCACACTGGCGTCTTCCGCCAGGCGGATCGGGTCTTCGAAAGGCAGCACGATCACCCCGGTGCCCAGTTCGATATGCCGGGTTCGCTCGGCCACCGCCGCCAGCAATACCAGCGGCGAGGGCAGCCGGCCA from Pseudomonas sp. NC02 encodes:
- a CDS encoding LLM class flavin-dependent oxidoreductase; the encoded protein is MSFKLGFLSHAFGDDPQQVYRDLIEQFEVAEALGFDGGWIAQHHLSNGFGRLPSPLVLLAAVAERTRHIELGTGVIVLPFEDPIRLAEDASVLDALSGGRVQLGLGSGGANLDNFSAFGRDAMQRQVDFSEHQQQVQQLLDGEALTPHSALTLQPPATGLSSRLWHSHGSLEGAAYTASQGNGLLLGTATHDPLTVQKPLADAYLNAWTRTDRPPRIGVVRAIFPAADRAGAQAELAVDIERHIPRLQREGLIDQAVDLQEHLRLMNVHHGHPDEVIASLQQDPSLLPYADYVIAVVQAESSTQAQILKRLEIIARDIAPALGWRGRE